A region from the Methylovorus glucosotrophus genome encodes:
- a CDS encoding malic enzyme-like NAD(P)-binding protein: protein MPDMKQRALDYHALPTPGKLSVESSKPCATAADLALAYTPGVAEPVKAIYQDPAAAYRYTNKGNLVAVITDGTAVLGLGNVGALAGKPVMEGKAVLFKRFANIDVFDIEVTAPSIESFIETVVNIAPTFGGINLEDIAAPHCFRIERELRARLDIPVFHDDQHGTAAIIAGALLNALELQGKTLPTARIVFLGAGAAGMATARLLKAMGAQDIVLVDIAGVLHSGRDDISDYGRDLLRQTSARTLADVMPGADVFIGVSAANALPPDLLKLMAPSPVVFALANPDPEILPATAMAVRDDLIMATGRSDFPNQVNNALCFPYLFRGALDAKARQITTGMQVAAAHALAALAREEVPQAVLDAYAISELHFGRDYIIPKPFDPRLLEKVAGAVAEAARAEMAAAVA from the coding sequence ATGCCGGATATGAAACAGCGCGCCCTGGATTACCACGCATTACCCACGCCGGGCAAACTCTCGGTAGAGTCGAGCAAGCCCTGCGCCACCGCCGCTGATCTGGCGCTGGCGTATACGCCCGGCGTCGCCGAGCCGGTCAAGGCCATCTATCAGGATCCCGCCGCCGCGTACCGCTATACTAATAAAGGCAACCTGGTGGCGGTGATTACCGATGGCACCGCCGTGCTCGGCCTGGGCAATGTCGGTGCACTGGCGGGCAAGCCGGTGATGGAGGGCAAGGCCGTGCTGTTTAAGCGCTTTGCCAATATTGATGTGTTTGATATTGAAGTCACCGCACCCAGCATCGAAAGCTTTATCGAGACCGTGGTCAATATTGCCCCCACCTTTGGCGGCATCAATCTGGAAGATATCGCCGCCCCGCATTGCTTTCGCATAGAGCGCGAGCTGCGGGCCAGGCTCGATATCCCTGTGTTTCATGATGACCAGCACGGCACGGCGGCGATTATTGCCGGGGCGCTGCTGAATGCCCTGGAGCTGCAAGGCAAAACGCTCCCCACGGCCCGCATCGTGTTTCTCGGCGCGGGCGCTGCTGGCATGGCAACCGCCCGGCTGCTCAAGGCCATGGGCGCGCAGGATATTGTGCTGGTGGATATTGCCGGGGTGCTGCACTCCGGCCGTGATGACATCAGCGACTATGGCCGCGACCTGTTGCGCCAGACTTCCGCCCGCACGCTGGCTGATGTAATGCCGGGTGCCGATGTGTTTATCGGTGTATCAGCTGCCAATGCGCTGCCGCCAGACCTGCTCAAGCTGATGGCGCCCAGCCCCGTGGTATTTGCCCTGGCAAACCCGGACCCGGAAATACTGCCCGCCACCGCGATGGCCGTACGTGACGATCTGATCATGGCGACCGGCCGTTCTGATTTTCCCAACCAGGTGAATAACGCGCTGTGTTTTCCCTATCTGTTTCGCGGCGCGCTGGACGCCAAGGCACGCCAGATCACCACCGGCATGCAGGTAGCCGCCGCCCATGCGCTGGCAGCACTGGCGCGTGAAGAGGTGCCGCAGGCGGTGCTCGATGCCTATGCCATTAGCGAGCTGCACTTTGGCCGCGATTACATTATCCCCAAGCCGTTTGACCCGCGATTGCTGGAGAAAGTAGCGGGCGCCGTAGCCGAGGCCGCCCGCGCCGAGATGGCAGCGGCGGTTGCGTAA
- a CDS encoding DUF3240 family protein, with product MQESTTTMAVLQVSVQPEHEEQMVDYLIQTLPGVRFSSQMISLHGQPEGGLSLREQVLGTTRRCLFSVQAEAADLQALAAGLGQGALSFPVEYRVLPLLLAGQYTPATQRD from the coding sequence ATGCAAGAGTCGACGACAACCATGGCTGTGCTGCAAGTAAGCGTACAGCCCGAGCACGAAGAGCAGATGGTGGATTACCTGATCCAGACGCTCCCCGGCGTGCGCTTCAGCAGCCAGATGATCAGCCTGCATGGTCAGCCCGAAGGTGGGCTTTCCCTGCGCGAGCAAGTGCTGGGCACCACGCGGCGCTGCCTCTTTAGCGTGCAGGCCGAGGCTGCCGATCTGCAGGCACTGGCCGCCGGGCTGGGGCAGGGCGCGCTGTCTTTCCCCGTGGAATACCGCGTGTTGCCGCTGTTGCTGGCCGGGCAATACACGCCTGCTACGCAGCGCGATTAA